AAATGGAATTGAATGTTTTTGATTTTTTCCGAATCAGTATGCTCAAAGGCATCAACGCGCATTGGGGTTTTTACCGATGTAGCAATATGGTTGTCGCCTAATGCCTCTATTTGGGATTTATCCATTAAACACAAATTTGATTGTTAAACATCAGCGCAACAAGTTTCGTCATTACAATTGCAATAGCGCCGATTGTAAAAATGAAGTATAATCAAGCCTAAAGTTGGTGGATAGATGACCGCTTCTGGTAAATGAAATAGCTCCAGTTTTTCATTCAATATAACTAAAGATAAAACTACCCAAAGAAATCCAAATGCGTATTTGACCCAAGCTTTGGAGGTATTGCGGGCAGACCAATACACTGCAAAAAATGAGAAGACCAAAAAGACAATGTCCAAAAGGCCCCACCAAAATGGATGGGCTTCCCCATGCGTTCCAACATTCACATACGCCAAAAAAATAAAGGGTGTTGCCAAACAGTGAACCAAGCAGAGTCCACTAACAAACATTCCTATCCAATCAGATTTAACAGTTAACTGTGATAAAGTCATTAATTATAACATTTTTAACATGCCCATTTAGAGCATATAAAGACTAAAATTAGATTTTTGGCAAAGTTAATGCTATTTTTTAAATGCAACTAAGTTGCATTTATGTTTATTTTTGTAAAAACGAATTAATGGTTACAACATCAGGTCTTACATATGCGTATAAAAATGGGCAAGAAATGATTTTTCCTGATATTGAACTGACTCCTGGAGAACATTTACTGGTCATAGGACCATCTGGTGTAGGCAAAACAACACTTTTATATCTTATGGCCGGATTGCTTCCCCCTATAAAGGGATCAGTTGCCATTGATGGAACTGAATTAAATTCATTATCCCGCAAAGAGATTGATAGATTCCGAGGGGAATACATCGGGCTCATCTTCCAGCACTATCATTTTATAAAATCCCTCAATGTTTTTGATAACCTTCTTCTTCGTCAACGCTTCCCCAAAAATTCCGTTGATAAGCAAAGAAAACTTCAGCTTGCCGAAAGGTTAGGCCTATCGGAGCATCTTGATAAAAAAGTTACCACATTGAGCCAAGGACAGCAACAACGATTGTCCATTGCCCTTGGCTTGATTCATAAACCTAAAATTGTATTGGCCGATGAACCTACTTCTAATTTAGACGATGTTAACTGCATCAAGGTCATTAATTTACTTAAAGAGGAGGCGGAGATATGCAAAAGTAGTTTATTGATCATCACCCATGATCTGCGTGTAATGTCTCATTTTCAAAATCGAATTGAACTATGAATTTGGGCTATCTAGCATATAGAAACATGGTTTCCAAACCTCTCAATTTAGTTTTGAGTTTAATGCTGTTATCGTTAAGTGTATCCTTGGTCACGTTTGTTTTTCAATTGAGTCAGCAACTAGGTGGTCAACTTGATAAAAACATTGCACCGTTCGATATGGTCGTTGGGGCAAAAGGCAGTCCATTGCAACTGGTCTTATCTTCCGTTCTTCACGTAGATGTGCCAACAGGGAATATTAAGTTAAAGGATGTGACCGCACTGCAAAAGCACCCATTTGTTGAAAAAGCAATTCCTGTTTCTTACGGAGACAACTACAAAGGGCATCGCATTCTAGGTACGGAAACCAAGTATTTAGAAAGTTATAATGCAAAACTAAGTGAAGGACGCCTTTACCAAAAATCGTTTGAAGTAGTTGTTGGCAGTGGAGTCCGTTCTAAATTAAACCTACAACTCGGCGATACTTTTATAAGCTCCCACGGCCTGGTGGATTCTGGATCTGAAGGACATGAAAATCATCCTTATGAAATTGTTGGTATTCTGAAGCCTACTGGAACGGTAATAGATCAATTACTGATTTCAAATTTAGAAAGTATTTGGAAGGCGCATGACCATGACGATGCACGTATTGAAGAATCAGAAAATGAACACCAAGAAGAATATAAACATGACAAAGAACATGGGCACGAAGAGCATGAAAATCATGAAGGGCACGACCATGACGAAGAATACGGACACGAAGAACATAAAAGTCATGAAGATTTAGAGATTACTTCTCTTTTGGTCAAGTTTAAAAGTCCTTTAGGAATGGTCCAGCTTCCAAGATTCATCAATGAGAACACTACTATGCAAGCGGCCTTACCGGGGTTTGAGATACAACGTCTTATGGGATTGTTGGGTTCTGGGGCACAGACAATAAACGGAATTGCCTTAGCCATTCTATTGGTTTCTGGATTGAGCATTTTCATCAGTCTTTTAAAGACCATTCGGGAAAGAAAACAAGAGCTTGCGCTTTTAAGGACCTATGGCTTGCACACAAGACAACTTCTTGGATTGGCACTTTTGGAAGGGATCTTTTTGTCCATTATCGGGGTTGTGCTTGGATGGCTTTTGGGCCGATTGGGCATATCGATCGTTTCTGGGTATTTAAACGCTTCATACGGATATACTTTGCAAGTACAAGGGCCAGAACTATTTGAATTTTTTATATTGTGCCTTATAGTGGCATTGGCTATTATAGCCACTTTATTGGCGTCTCGCTCCATTTTTAAACTAAACGTTGCTAAAACTTTATCAGATGCTTAAATCGTTCTTATTTGTTTTGTCCGTAACTTTTGTGAGTACTTTTGCAATAGCGCAAAAGCAATTGACCTGGGAAGATTTTGCAGATGTCAACTTTGAACCTGAATACAATGCAACGTACGATATGCATTTCTTAATGCCAACCTTTGGTAAAAAGATAATGGCTTATAAAGGTAAGCAAGTAAGTATCAAAGGATTCTTTTTGGATATCTCCGGAAGTGGTGAAGTGTTCCTGCTTTCCCAAAACCCAATGGCTTCCTGCTTTTTTTGCGGTGCTGCAGGACCCGAGACCATTATCGAAGTGAACTTCAAGGAAAAACCTCCTTTTAGAACCGACCAGATTGTTACGGTAACAGGAGTCCTTGAACTCAATAGAGACAATGTAGATCATTGCAATTATATCTTAAAAGTGGCCACTGGCCAACTGGTAAATTAAAAAAATGCGATTTCTTCCTTTCATAGTATTGATTTGGATGGCAACTACCACCTATGCGCAGACCTCTTTGGATTGGTCAGACCTCACAGGTGGCATTTCTTTTCAAGCACTTTCTTTGGAAGATCCTTTTCCTGGATTTACAAAAGCAAGGTTTTCAGAAGATTTAAAAGCACTGGAAGGAAAGGAAATTGTTCTCACGGGCTATTTTCTTGTATTGGATGGCAGTCAATCAGTTTATATGCTCTCCATGAATCCAATGGCCTCATGCTTTTTCTGTGGAAACGGTGGCCCTGAAACGGTAGTAGGGCTTCAGTTTGCAGAAAAACCAGCGTTCAAAATGGATGAATTACTGTCCGTAAATGGTATTCTACGATTGAACAGGCAAAATCCCAACGAGTACTATTATCGAATTGAAAATGCCGATGCCATAAGTTTTAATTAAATGGAATCTTGTGATGAAAAATGAAAACTATGAACAACTGTTGGAGCGGAAAGGGTTAAAAAAAACCAAAGTCCGTATCGCATTGGTACAGCATTTCATGAATATGGAACATGCACAGTCGTACAATGACCTACAAGCAGCATTGGTCAACGAATTGGACAAATCCACCCTATACCGAAATTTGACAAGTTTTGAGCAGGCAGGTATCATCCATCGTATAAACGACCACACAGGAGTATCCAAATATGCATTTGGGGAGCCACCAATACATGGTAATGAACACGCTCATTTCGTATGCGAATGCTGCGAAACGGTATATTGTATGGAAGAGTTGGTTCCATCTCAGCTTAATATCCCAAAGGGATTCAAAACAAACAACGTACAGACAATAATTCGCGGAATCTGCGCGGATTGTTGAAAACTAAAAACAAATTATGGAATATAATAGAAGAAAATTTATCACTTTTTTGGGTAAGGCAAGTATTGGTACCGCCATACTACCTCCTTTTTTGGTTAGTTGTGGGAATACAGCCTCTCCAAAGGAAAAAAACCTAGAAGCAACCAGTCTGGAATTGGAAAGATTAAAGAAATTGACCATTGAGGGGCTTTTGCCGTCAAATAAGGACGATTTATTATTGGCCCAAGGATTGGATTATCATGTAATTGTACGTTGGGGCGATGAAATTAGCCAAAATGACCGCTTTGGCTTCAACAACGATTTTACCTGTTTCATTCCGCTCAATGATGATGACCCTACAGATGGTCTTTTGTGGGTTAATCACGAATATGTCAATCCGTTGTTCGTTTCCGGTTTCGATAGGAAAAAATACGAAAACCCAAGCGATCAGCGTACCAAGGAACAGGTTGACAAAGAAATGTATAATGTTGGTGGAAGTATCGTTCGTATAAAACAAAAGGACGGGAAATGGGAAGTTGTCAAAAACGACCCCTACAATCGTCGTGTAACGGCAAAGACACCTATTGATCTAAACTGGGACCATCCTGTTAAGGGAACTTCCACCGTAATCGGAACCCACAGCAACTGTTCAGGAGGTATTACCCCATGGAAAACATTTTTGACCTGTGAAGAAAACTATGATAGTTTCTATGGGGAAACCGTATATGATCAAGATGGCCGACCTGCCCACCGAGCTAGCTCATATGGCTGGGAAAAATTTTATCCTTATCCACCGGAGCATTACGGTTGGGTCGTTGAAGTAGACCCAAAAGATGGCACTGCCCAAAAACATGTGGCCATTGGTCGGTATGCCCATGAATGTTGTACGCTTTATGAACTTGCGGACAAACGTATAGTCGCCTATTCTGGTGACGATAAGAACAGTGAACATTTGTACAAATTTGTGTCCTCCAAACCAGGCTCATTAAAAGAAGGAACGCTCTATGTTGCCGATACCTTGAATGGGAAATGGTTATCACTTGATTGGGAAAGTCAGCCTAAGTTAAAAGAACGGTTTAAAAATCAGACCGAAGTTTTGATCCGCACTCGGGAAGCCGCCAAAATTCTGGGAGCTACTGAACTGAACCGACCCGAGGATATTGAAATCGACCCCATAACAGGAAGTGTCTTTGTAGCGCTTACCAATAATTACGAGAAAAATGATTTCCACGGATCAATTCTAAAAATAGAGGAAACTGATGGTGAGTACGATTCTTTGACATTTAAGGCTTCAACTTTTATGGCAGGTGGAGAGGAAAACGGATTTTCGTGCCCCGATAACTTGGCCTTCGATATGGCCGGTAATTTGTGGTTCACTTCTGATATGTCAGGTAGCAAAATGAACAAGGAAGACGGGCCCTACATGGTATTCAAGAACAATAGTCTTTTTGTGGTTCCACGCCATGGAAAAGATCAGGGCAAGATCATTCGCTTGGTCTCGGCCCCAAATGATGCAGAACTTACCGGCCCCTGGTTTTCACCCGATGGGAAAACGTTGTTTCTGAGCGTGCAACACCCTGGCGAGCAAACAACCGATTTGAACAATCCCACAAGCAAATGGCCCTTTGATAAAGATGGCATACCTAAACCTTCGGTAGTGGCCATTACAGGTGATCTTGTAGAGAAGATGAATAAACTGCATCTATTGGAAAAAGAACGATTGTAGGTAGCCATCAGTTTCTAAAATTCAGTATCCAGCAGCTTGACCGTCTTTACGACTTTCTGAAGCTCCATGATAGACTTTGTTTTCATCATTCCACAAAATGGCCTGATACCCTCCATAAATGCCTCTCGCTGTTCCCATTTTATGGCCTTTATCCATCAATCCACGTATGGTAGTGTAAGGAATGCCTGATTCGGTTCTAATGAGTCCCGTATTTTCAGTGGTCTTGCCCATGGGACTTGCTCCTCCGGTATGATCCCAACGTGGTGCATCTCCAGCTTCTTGGAGGTTCATGCCAAAATCAACGAGGTTCATCACGATTTGCGTATGACCCATGGGTTGAAAATCGCCACCCATTACCCCAAAACTTACATAGGGTTTACCATCCTTGGTCATAAAAGCGGGTATGATGGTATGAAAAGGGCGTTTGCCCGGCTCAAAAGTATTGGCTTGACCTCGCTTAAGACTGAACAATTCTCCGCGATCTTGTAGCATAAAACCAAGTTTTGGTGGCGCCATGCCAGAGCCCATTCCCCGATAATTGCTCTGAATCAATGATATCATAGTACCTTCCTTGTCCGCCACCGTCATATAAATAGTTTCTCCTGCTGAGATTTCCCCCGCGGCATATGTTCCAGCACGTTCGCCTATCTGCTCCCTTCTTGACTTTGCATAGTCTTCTGACAGTAATTCTTTGACCGGAACATCAAAAAAGTCCATATCTGCATAATATTTGGCACGGTCCTCAAAGGCTAATTTTTTGGCTTCGGTAAAAAGGTGCAAATGTTCAATACTACCAAATTCGATATCGGAAAAATCATAGCCTTCCAAAATTTGCAGCATTTGGAGTGCCGCTATACCTTGACCGTTAGGCGGAAGTTCCCAAACATCATAACCTCTATAATTGATGGAAACAGGCTCTACCCATTCCGATTTGTGGACAGCAAAGTCCTTGGCCGATAGAAAACCTCCTTGCTCTTTTATGAACTGACCAACGGTTTTTGCAATATCTCCTTTATAAAAAGCATCTCGACCGCCTTCTGCAATTTTCCGATAGGTATTCGCCAAATAAGGATTTTTATAAATTTCCCCTTCGTTAGGTAGTTTTCCTCCGTTTTGTGATTTGTACGTGTCTTCAATATTAGGAAATCCTTTTGATTCAAAAAAGGGAACAGTGCGCTGTATGTACCAAGCAATAAGTTCGGTCAAAGGGAATCCGTTTTCTGCATAATCAATAGCCGGGGCCAAAATTTCTGTCATGGATTTTGACCCAAATTTTTGATGCAGTTCAAACCAACCATCTACGGCACCGGGCACACTGACCGGAAGGGGGCCATGAGATGGAATTTTCTCCATCCCTTCTTTTTCAAAGTATTCCAAGGTAAGTTTTTGCGGTGAACGTCCACTGGCGTTGAGACCATACAATTTCTTAGTTTTTCCATCCCAAACAATGGCAAAAAGGTCTCCCCCTACACCACAGCCTGTAGGTTCCATAAGTCCAAGTGCAGCGTTTGCCGCAATCGCAGCATCTATGGCATTACCTCCATCTTTTAAGATATCCAATCCAATTTGGGTGGCAAGGGGATGGCTTGTGGCCACCATTCCATTTTGTCCCAACACTTCAGAACGGGTCGCGAAGGGCTCGCCTGTTATTCGATCCTGGGCATTTGTAATTTGGAAAGTTAAAAAAAGAAAGGAAAGACAAAGGAAAGCGGTTTTCATCATAATTGTTTAGTTTTCTAAAGTACAAAAATTGAATCAGGAACCGAATGCGAAAATGTTATTGTGTATTGTTTCGACTATGTGTTTGTGATTTGTTAGTTTAGAGCTATTTTACAATCCTGTTCAATCATACCTAAAAGATAAATCACTACCAATTATAACCATGCGAACCTTTTTAAATGTCCTAGTTTTAAGTTGTTTGATTCTTAGTTGTAGAAACGAAAACAAAGAAAACCTAAAAGTTGAAATCAAAACAGTTATACCTGATTCTCTGGAGTATCCAAGTGAAGAAATCCAAATTCCTGATTCTCTAAAGAACAAATTCATTGAAAATTTCTTTGTCCCATGGAATAGTCCCTCTAAAGAACTATTGGGCAATTTGAATGACTTTCCTGGCAAAGAACCTTCCTATTTGGAAAAATACCTAAATAACGACACTTGGTATGGCGAGAACAAAAAGCCCCATAAGAAAAGGCAAAGAGAAAAGATCGTGAACAATGCCGACTTACAAAGTTTCCCTAATTTTCTTCAAAAAGGAATTGTATTTGCACACACCGATTTACGTAGAATCCCAACAAAAAAGCCAGGCTTTGACAGATACTCAAAAGCAGGTGAGGGATTTCCGTTCGATTATTTTCAAGAGACAGGTTTATGGGCGAATACACCTGTTTTGATTGTCCATTTGTCGAAAGATAAACAGTGGTGCTATGTCATTAGTCCCATTTATAAGGGTTGGGTTGCCATGCATGATGTTGCTATTGTTGATGAGGCTTTTATCTCCCAATGGTCTACCGACACCTATTGTCTACCGCTATCCGACAACACAAGTTTACAAAACCCTATTTCCAATTATGCTATTAATGCCAAAATGGGTATGGTATTACCTTATGATGAAATCTCCAATAATCCTGATAAGATTTCGGTGTACTTTGCCAATACCGATGAAAACCAAAATGCACGGATTTTAAAGGCAGAAATAGATAGAAGTGCTGTTGCATTGGACAATTTTAAGTTCAATGGGAAACATCTTAAGCAATTAGTTTCCAATTTGGCGGGAAGACCTTATGGATGGGGAGGCAATTTGGAAAATAGGGATTGTTCCTCCATGATCCGAGATTTACTGGGGACTTACAAGGTATGGCTTCCCAGGGATTCTAAAGACCAAATCAATTCAGGGACCAAATATGACTTACCGGAAACGGCTAATGAAAAAATCAAATTTATTAAAGAAAAAGGAGTTCCTTTTTTGACCATTTTAAGAAAGAAAGGCCATAACATGTTATACGTGGGCGATGCTCCTAACGGGGAACCCCTAATCTTTCATGCCATTTGGGGGTTAAAAACCTTTTATTCCAATGAGCAACTGGCAGATTTTTTAGCTATTTATCCTATTGAGGGAATCCACAAAGATGAGGATGGAACATTAAAAGGGAGGCATATCATAGGGGAAGCCGTTATCACTTCGGTAAATGCTGGAGCTGGGAACGACCAGATCATAACTCCCTTAATTGATGAAATCTATGCGATGACAACTATTCCTGGCAATTGAAAAACTCAGCAACTTTGTAAGAATAGGACTAATATTTGGCTAAACAGTCTAATTAATGGATTGTTATGAAGTATTTTCTAAAGCTTTGTGAAAAAAGGGCCTCCAGAACCATCTCCAAAATTATATTGAGGATAAAGTAGGTATTGGTAATACACCTAAACTTAATAAAAGGGATATATAGTTAGCTTTGACTAATTTAATGTGGTTAATGCAAAATTATTTAACTAAAATAACACTCCTTCTTTTTCTCTCTTGCAATATATTCTTTAAAGGTATTGCACAAAATGTATTAGATACCACAAACACATCTATACCTTTTAAAATTTATAAAACCAATAATGATACTATTTCTATCCACTCCATATTAAAATCGGATAGATTATTTCAATTTCCCAATACTTTTAATAAAACACATCCTGAAGATACATACTGGATTCAATTAGATTTCAAAAATCTTTCACATCTATTAAAAACCGATAGTCTATGGTATTTAAAGTTTAACAATTTTGGATACGGAACACTTTTTAGTTTAGAGAAGGATAATATCTCAAATAAGATTATTGGTCAGTTTGAAGCTAAAAAAGAAGTCAGTTTGGTGAAGTTTCATTCTGAAACGTCTTTTTTATCAAACTCACTTTTCCAAGACCGCTTTCTCTATTTGAAAGTAAAAAAAGTAATTTCTAGAGAACTTCCAACTAGTTGGAGTTTTAGCTTCATAAGCCAATCACAACATATACTAAACAAAAACTACTACACACAACAAGATTCCAATTCTGTTTTACCCATGTACATATTTGCGGGAATATGTACAATTATGGTTTTGCTGACACTCGCCTTTTATGCATATTTAAAACGTCTTGAGTTTTTATTTTATTCGCTTTATGTCTTTTGGTTATTAGTCCTTTTAAGTGGTTATGAACTAAAAATATACGACTTCTTATTTGGGAACGATCTACTCTTAAAATATTGGTTTTACGAGGTTGTGCAAATGTTTATCAACTCATCATATATCTTCTTTGTTATGTTTTATTTAAAAACAAAAGAAGATTATCCAATAATACAACGCCTTTTAAAATTCATGCTGATTTTGCAACTTTTGGTTTTTATTGTAGACACCTCTTTTACATATCATAAATTCTTTATTGGCCATATTTATCTTGTAAACATAGAACGTTTTACACTGATCGCTTCTTCAACTATCGGCCTAATCTATTTGGCCTTAAAAGGCAAAAATGTTTTAGCTTACTTTATTGTTTTTGGACTATTCTTTTTCTTGATCGGTACCATAGTTCATTTTTACCTTACCAACGGTTCTGCGCTTTTAGAATATAAAAGCCGTTACTTCTTAATGGTTGGTTGTATATTGGATATTATCATTTTTGCTTATGGGTTAACGTATAAGGTTTTCTTAGAACAAAATGAAAAATTGCATTATCAAAGAGAAGCTTTAACACAGAAAAACAAAGCTTTAAGAGCTCAAATAAATCCACACTTTATATTCAATTCACTAAGCTCAATACAACATTTAATTACCAGCAACAATAAAGTTTCAGCATTAAAGTACTTGTCTAAATTTAGTAGGTTAACACGAAATGTTCTTGAAAGCTCTATTGAACCGGATATTTTGCTATCTGAAGAAATAAAGATGCTCAACGATTATTTAGAGTTAGAGTCTTTACGGTTTGCAAACTCGTTTTCATATACCATAACTGTTTCTGAAAATGTGGATTCTGAAGCTATCGAAATCCCAATTTTAGTGATTCAACCTTTTGTAGAGAATGCTATTCTACATGGACTTTTAAACAAAACTGCAGGTGACAAAATATTGAATATAAATTTTTATCGAGATGATAATCTTTTAGTTTGTGAAATTGATGATAACGGTGTAGGACGAGAGAATTCGACAAAAAAGAAGTCCATTCATAAAAAGAAATCTCGCGGATTACAGGTTACTAAAGAACGATTGGAAATGTTTAATAAACTAAATGATGAAACCAATAATATTACAATCATAGATAAGAAAAATGATGAAGGTAATTCTCTAGGCACAAAAGTGATCATTAAAATTATTATTAATTAAAAGGATTTAAGAGGCTGTCAGACTAAAGTAGTGGCCAGTACATGTTAACCAATAGATTTTTAAGTTCTTTATTTTAAATGGTTGACCAAACTATAAACGTAGGTTAAAAATGGAACGATTCAATACAAATTTTATGTGTCTTTTGCATATCAAGTTCAAAGAATTATTCGATAGAAAAAATTCTTAATCCATATAATCTTGCCATGTGCCAATACGTATTTATTCTTTCCATTTTCGTTCTTTTTTAAAAATCCGTATTCAGCAACAATAAAAGCTGGTAGCGGCAAAAAAGCCACTCCTCATGTGCTTAGGGCATCTTCAGGAGAACTGAACGGATATAAGACATATTCAGCTTCTTTTAGGTCATAGTACCAAAACCACCGAAATCTATACTCATGTAGCGAACAGATTCCTTATGGATATAGAGGATTTATTATCTTAGTTTTATAAGTGAGTTAGCCATAATATGAACGGAACGATATTTGAAGTTATTTAAGAAACTAATATTATGAAAAAAATCATACTTCTTTTATTACTGACTTTCGGAATTAAAACAGCATTTGCGAAATGTTCAATGAGTGCAATGTATTTCTTTCCAGAAACAAAAGAAATTGGCTTGAATTCAAAATTCATTATTCAAGGATATGCGTTTAGTCAAAAAACAATAAAAAGTTTTAAAAACAGAAAAGTATTCCTTGAAAGTGAAAATGGAGAATTAATTGAACTGAATCTTCAAGAATTTTATACAGGACAAATGCAATTAACTCAAGCTATCTTTTGTCCAACATCGGAATTGAATCCTAATACAAAATACTTTCTTAAATACTCTGACCAAACCGAAAATGAGGGAAGAGAAATGAAGCAATACAACAGAGAAAAAAAGGTAAGAGAAAAAGTCTATTGGAAAACGACGGACAAAAAAGAACTCGAAAACCTGAATTCTAACTTGAATGTTGAATTTGAAAAAACCGAAGTTATCCACTATGGTTGTGGACCATCGGCAAATGCAATTTTTAATGTAAAAAATAAATCGGAATCTGAAATTTGGTATAAGACAGAAGTTGTTGATTTGAGCACTAACGATAAAAAAGTGTTTTACATTAAAGAATGGAATAGTAAGCTAAATGTTGGACACGGAATGTGTGCAGGCGCATTTACTTATAAGAATAAAGGAAAATATAAAGTTAGATTTACGCCAATGAATACTGACGGAAAACCAATAAAAACAACTGATTGGACGACTTTTGAAAGTCCGTTTGTGAACGACAAAAGTCCATTCGGAAATTAAAAAATACTATGGCTAACAATGGCTATAAGTAATTGCTTGTTCTCGCCTACTTCTGAAAACCCTCGCGGATTTTCAGTTTGGTGTGTACTTGCAAAGTTAATCGCTAAACCACGCAACTATTCATAGCCGAAACCGTTAACTATAATTTGCACCAAAAAAACATAAAAGTTAGAATGAATAGTGACATTAGATATATAACGGAAAATTACATTGACTCTGAAGAATTATGTGAAATCACTAAAATATCGGAAAGCAAATTATCCGAACTTATAGCGAAAGGCTTAATGCCAAATTTCTCATATCAAATTCAATCAAGGTACACTATTACTTCACCTCTTGGTGATAAAGAAGCGATTATAACAACCAAAAGGTATTTCCCTAAAAACATCATCAGTATAATTGAAGAAAATCTGAATTTAGAAAATGGCAACAGTTTTAAAGAAAAAGTAAAAAAAGAATTTATAGAAACTTTTATTAATCATACTGACAACCCTTTTGCATATGAAAACATCATCTTAAATAACGGAAAAATTGATTTTGAAAAACTGGAAAAAGCATTTGAAATAGAATGGGAACACTATTTAAATGGGATTTACGGAATCTGCACATTAAATGCCACTGGTGCTGAAATAGCTAAAAAGGAAATCGCCGTTAAAAAAATAATTTCTTTCATAGAAGAGAATAGTGAAATAGAGTTATCCGATGAAAAAAAGAAAAAATTGATTGAATTGAATTCTCAGTATAATGAAGTTTCAAACTTATTCTCTCCTTATCAAAGAGAAAATAGCAGCAGAGGAAAATATCTAGATAAAATGCTGAATAAAAACTCGTTGACCGAATTAATAAAAAACTACAGCTAACAATGGCCATAAGTAATTGCTTGTTCTCGCCTACTTCTGAAAACCCTTGCGGATTTTCAGTTTGGTGTGTACTTGCAAAGTTAAGTGCTAAACCACGAAACTATTCATAGCCGAAACCGTTGTAGCACATATTGACAAAGCCGAAATGGGAAGAATACATTTATTTGAATTGGAAGACCAAAAATGGTTTCCAACTTTCTTAAGGAATTATGGAACGGACTTTCTACAGTTTTTGTCCAATAAAACTAAAATGTACAAACCTATTATTCCTATAATCGAAAAAGGATTATTAAAGAGCAA
The nucleotide sequence above comes from Flagellimonas sp. HMM57. Encoded proteins:
- a CDS encoding SH3 domain-containing C40 family peptidase, with protein sequence MRTFLNVLVLSCLILSCRNENKENLKVEIKTVIPDSLEYPSEEIQIPDSLKNKFIENFFVPWNSPSKELLGNLNDFPGKEPSYLEKYLNNDTWYGENKKPHKKRQREKIVNNADLQSFPNFLQKGIVFAHTDLRRIPTKKPGFDRYSKAGEGFPFDYFQETGLWANTPVLIVHLSKDKQWCYVISPIYKGWVAMHDVAIVDEAFISQWSTDTYCLPLSDNTSLQNPISNYAINAKMGMVLPYDEISNNPDKISVYFANTDENQNARILKAEIDRSAVALDNFKFNGKHLKQLVSNLAGRPYGWGGNLENRDCSSMIRDLLGTYKVWLPRDSKDQINSGTKYDLPETANEKIKFIKEKGVPFLTILRKKGHNMLYVGDAPNGEPLIFHAIWGLKTFYSNEQLADFLAIYPIEGIHKDEDGTLKGRHIIGEAVITSVNAGAGNDQIITPLIDEIYAMTTIPGN
- a CDS encoding sensor histidine kinase yields the protein MQNYLTKITLLLFLSCNIFFKGIAQNVLDTTNTSIPFKIYKTNNDTISIHSILKSDRLFQFPNTFNKTHPEDTYWIQLDFKNLSHLLKTDSLWYLKFNNFGYGTLFSLEKDNISNKIIGQFEAKKEVSLVKFHSETSFLSNSLFQDRFLYLKVKKVISRELPTSWSFSFISQSQHILNKNYYTQQDSNSVLPMYIFAGICTIMVLLTLAFYAYLKRLEFLFYSLYVFWLLVLLSGYELKIYDFLFGNDLLLKYWFYEVVQMFINSSYIFFVMFYLKTKEDYPIIQRLLKFMLILQLLVFIVDTSFTYHKFFIGHIYLVNIERFTLIASSTIGLIYLALKGKNVLAYFIVFGLFFFLIGTIVHFYLTNGSALLEYKSRYFLMVGCILDIIIFAYGLTYKVFLEQNEKLHYQREALTQKNKALRAQINPHFIFNSLSSIQHLITSNNKVSALKYLSKFSRLTRNVLESSIEPDILLSEEIKMLNDYLELESLRFANSFSYTITVSENVDSEAIEIPILVIQPFVENAILHGLLNKTAGDKILNINFYRDDNLLVCEIDDNGVGRENSTKKKSIHKKKSRGLQVTKERLEMFNKLNDETNNITIIDKKNDEGNSLGTKVIIKIIIN
- a CDS encoding DUF6058 family natural product biosynthesis protein, which gives rise to MNSDIRYITENYIDSEELCEITKISESKLSELIAKGLMPNFSYQIQSRYTITSPLGDKEAIITTKRYFPKNIISIIEENLNLENGNSFKEKVKKEFIETFINHTDNPFAYENIILNNGKIDFEKLEKAFEIEWEHYLNGIYGICTLNATGAEIAKKEIAVKKIISFIEENSEIELSDEKKKKLIELNSQYNEVSNLFSPYQRENSSRGKYLDKMLNKNSLTELIKNYS